A window of the Brassica napus cultivar Da-Ae chromosome C5, Da-Ae, whole genome shotgun sequence genome harbors these coding sequences:
- the LOC106402305 gene encoding TORTIFOLIA1-like protein 4 isoform X1 — translation MSIHGRFPPSPPVSSSPNSQSPSPPDLKQRVIACLNKLADRDTLALATAELDSIARSLTHDSFSSFLSCIHNTDSSWKSPVRKQCVAVLSLMSRHHGDSLSPHLAKMVSTVIRRLRDPDSSVRSACAAATADISAHVTAQPFTSVAKPLIETLIQEGDSNAQIGAALCLAAAVEAAADPDSEQLRKSLPKIGKLLKSEAFKAKAALLSAVGSIITAGGAGTKPVLDWLVPVLIEFLSSEDWTARKSAAEALGKVATAEELASQYKKASTAALESRRFDKVKSVRQTMNQALSQWKEVSSGLDEALLSPSRSSTDDGGSIGCFSSVTRSSSIEVGYKSSRPKKATPIMKRSPSLPVSRSYGTTRQQKENLPKRNVTMLAASIVDDKKGPQFPPVKQSLEDRSSESVESKEDDEASSGGPDIIKHTISEKSREDKKGHGFCGGLTSGSRVAPCSDDGDDSCDPVVKKCKDDVDESRKDNEELSLIREQLAMIENQQSSLLDLLQKFMGSSQSGIQSLESRVSGLEMALDELSCDLAVSNGRVPKSNSCGGESCSKLPGTEFLSPKFWRKTEERPTQTRTRNAASEMAAQENSFDQGISTDVNKVGQRGGGSVYQKRSARNQFQDSMHTTTRLST, via the exons atgtctattCACGGACGGTTTCCTCCGAGTCCACCGGTCTCTTCATCTCCAAATTCTCAGTCACCGTCACCTCCTGATCTGAAACAAAGAGTCATCGCCTGTCTCAACAAGCTCGCTGACCGTGACACCTTAGCTCTCGCCACCGCCGAGCTCGACTCCATCGCCAGAAGCCTCACTCACGACTCCTTCTCCTCCTTCCTCAGCTGCATCCACAACACGGACTCCTCCTGGAAATCTCCGGTGAGGAAACAGTGCGTCGCCGTCTTGTCTCTCATGTCTCGCCACCACGgcgactctctctctcctcacctCGCCAAGATGGTCTCCACCGTCATCCGCCGTCTCCGGGATCCGGACTCCTCCGTCCGCTCCGCCTGCGCCGCCGCGACCGCGGATATCTCCGCTCACGTCACGGCGCAACCGTTCACCTCCGTCGCGAAGCCGCTCATCGAGACGCTGATCCAGGAAGGCGACTCGAACGCGCAGATCGGAGCGGCGTTGTGTTTGGCGGCGGCGGTGGAGGCTGCGGCGGATCCGGACTCGGAGCAGCTGAGGAAGTCTCTCCCCAAGATCGGGAAGCTGCTGAAGAGCGAGGCTTTCAAGGCCAAGGCGGCGCTTTTGAGTGCGGTGGGGAGTATCATAACCGCCGGAGGCGCGGGAACTAAACCGGTTTTGGATTGGTTGGTTCCGGTTTTGATTGAGTTTCTGAGCAGTGAAGATTGGACGGCGAGGAAGTCAGCTGCGGAGGCGTTGGGTAAAGTCGCGACGGCGGAAGAGTTGGCGTCGCAGTACAAGAAAGCTTCAACGGCAGCTCTTGAGAGCAGAAGGTTTGATAAG GTGAAAAGTGTGAGACAGACTATGAATCAAGCATTGAGTCAGTGGAAAGAAGTCTCAAGTGGTTTAGATGAAGCCTTGTTGTCTCCTTCTAGATCTTCCACTG ATGATGGTGGCAGCATTGGATGCTTTTCATCAGTCACGAGAAGTTCAAGCATTGAGGTTGGTTACAAGTCATCAAGACCAAAGAAAGCAACGCCTATAATGAAGAGGTCCCCATCATTACCTGTGAGTAGATCATATGGAACAACTAGACAACAAAAGGAGAATCTTCCAAAAAGGAATGTGACCATGTTAGCAGCTTCTATTGTGGATGATAAGAAGGGACCACAGTTTCCACCGGTAAAGCAATCTTTGGAAGATCGGAGTAGTGAAAGCGTTGAATCGAAGGAAGATGATGAGGCCAGCTCGGGGGGACCAGATATTATCAAACATACTATCTCTGAGAAAAGCAGGGAGGATAAGAAAGGACATGGCTTTTGTGGTGGTTTGACGTCTGGCTCGAGGGTTGCACCATGCAGTGACGATGGTGATGATTCTTGTGATCCTGTTGTGAAGAAATGTAAAGATGATGTTGATGAGAGCAGGAAAGACAACGAGGAGCTGTCTTTGATACGTGAACAGCTTGCTATGATTGAGAACCAGCAGTCCAGTCTCTTAGACCTACTTCAG AAATTCATGGGAAGCTCACAGAGTGGGATCCAGTCTCTGGAGTCTCGAGTAAGCGGTCTAGAGATGGCTTTGGATGAATTATCATGCGATCTTGCGGTTTCAAATGGGAGAGTCCCTAAGAGTAATAGCTGTGGAGGAGAGAGTTGTTCAAAACTACCTGGTACAGAGTTCTTAAGTCCCAAGTTCTGGAGAAAAACTGAGGAGAGACCAACGCAGACACGGACCAGAAACGCAGCAAGTGAAATGGCTGCTCAGGAAAACAGTTTTGACCAGGGGATATCGACTGATGTGAATAAAGTCGGTCAAAGGGGAGGAGGTTCTGTTTATCAGAAGAGATCAGCAAGAAACCAGTTCCAAGACTCTATGCATACAACCACCAG attATCTACTTGA
- the LOC106402305 gene encoding TORTIFOLIA1-like protein 4 isoform X2 has product MSIHGRFPPSPPVSSSPNSQSPSPPDLKQRVIACLNKLADRDTLALATAELDSIARSLTHDSFSSFLSCIHNTDSSWKSPVRKQCVAVLSLMSRHHGDSLSPHLAKMVSTVIRRLRDPDSSVRSACAAATADISAHVTAQPFTSVAKPLIETLIQEGDSNAQIGAALCLAAAVEAAADPDSEQLRKSLPKIGKLLKSEAFKAKAALLSAVGSIITAGGAGTKPVLDWLVPVLIEFLSSEDWTARKSAAEALGKVATAEELASQYKKASTAALESRRFDKVKSVRQTMNQALSQWKEVSSGLDEALLSPSRSSTDDGGSIGCFSSVTRSSSIEVGYKSSRPKKATPIMKRSPSLPVSRSYGTTRQQKENLPKRNVTMLAASIVDDKKGPQFPPVKQSLEDRSSESVESKEDDEASSGGPDIIKHTISEKSREDKKGHGFCGGLTSGSRVAPCSDDGDDSCDPVVKKCKDDVDESRKDNEELSLIREQLAMIENQQSSLLDLLQKFMGSSQSGIQSLESRVSGLEMALDELSCDLAVSNGRVPKSNSCGGESCSKLPGTEFLSPKFWRKTEERPTQTRTRNAASEMAAQENSFDQGISTDVNKVGQRGGGSVYQKRSARNQFQDSMHTTTRG; this is encoded by the exons atgtctattCACGGACGGTTTCCTCCGAGTCCACCGGTCTCTTCATCTCCAAATTCTCAGTCACCGTCACCTCCTGATCTGAAACAAAGAGTCATCGCCTGTCTCAACAAGCTCGCTGACCGTGACACCTTAGCTCTCGCCACCGCCGAGCTCGACTCCATCGCCAGAAGCCTCACTCACGACTCCTTCTCCTCCTTCCTCAGCTGCATCCACAACACGGACTCCTCCTGGAAATCTCCGGTGAGGAAACAGTGCGTCGCCGTCTTGTCTCTCATGTCTCGCCACCACGgcgactctctctctcctcacctCGCCAAGATGGTCTCCACCGTCATCCGCCGTCTCCGGGATCCGGACTCCTCCGTCCGCTCCGCCTGCGCCGCCGCGACCGCGGATATCTCCGCTCACGTCACGGCGCAACCGTTCACCTCCGTCGCGAAGCCGCTCATCGAGACGCTGATCCAGGAAGGCGACTCGAACGCGCAGATCGGAGCGGCGTTGTGTTTGGCGGCGGCGGTGGAGGCTGCGGCGGATCCGGACTCGGAGCAGCTGAGGAAGTCTCTCCCCAAGATCGGGAAGCTGCTGAAGAGCGAGGCTTTCAAGGCCAAGGCGGCGCTTTTGAGTGCGGTGGGGAGTATCATAACCGCCGGAGGCGCGGGAACTAAACCGGTTTTGGATTGGTTGGTTCCGGTTTTGATTGAGTTTCTGAGCAGTGAAGATTGGACGGCGAGGAAGTCAGCTGCGGAGGCGTTGGGTAAAGTCGCGACGGCGGAAGAGTTGGCGTCGCAGTACAAGAAAGCTTCAACGGCAGCTCTTGAGAGCAGAAGGTTTGATAAG GTGAAAAGTGTGAGACAGACTATGAATCAAGCATTGAGTCAGTGGAAAGAAGTCTCAAGTGGTTTAGATGAAGCCTTGTTGTCTCCTTCTAGATCTTCCACTG ATGATGGTGGCAGCATTGGATGCTTTTCATCAGTCACGAGAAGTTCAAGCATTGAGGTTGGTTACAAGTCATCAAGACCAAAGAAAGCAACGCCTATAATGAAGAGGTCCCCATCATTACCTGTGAGTAGATCATATGGAACAACTAGACAACAAAAGGAGAATCTTCCAAAAAGGAATGTGACCATGTTAGCAGCTTCTATTGTGGATGATAAGAAGGGACCACAGTTTCCACCGGTAAAGCAATCTTTGGAAGATCGGAGTAGTGAAAGCGTTGAATCGAAGGAAGATGATGAGGCCAGCTCGGGGGGACCAGATATTATCAAACATACTATCTCTGAGAAAAGCAGGGAGGATAAGAAAGGACATGGCTTTTGTGGTGGTTTGACGTCTGGCTCGAGGGTTGCACCATGCAGTGACGATGGTGATGATTCTTGTGATCCTGTTGTGAAGAAATGTAAAGATGATGTTGATGAGAGCAGGAAAGACAACGAGGAGCTGTCTTTGATACGTGAACAGCTTGCTATGATTGAGAACCAGCAGTCCAGTCTCTTAGACCTACTTCAG AAATTCATGGGAAGCTCACAGAGTGGGATCCAGTCTCTGGAGTCTCGAGTAAGCGGTCTAGAGATGGCTTTGGATGAATTATCATGCGATCTTGCGGTTTCAAATGGGAGAGTCCCTAAGAGTAATAGCTGTGGAGGAGAGAGTTGTTCAAAACTACCTGGTACAGAGTTCTTAAGTCCCAAGTTCTGGAGAAAAACTGAGGAGAGACCAACGCAGACACGGACCAGAAACGCAGCAAGTGAAATGGCTGCTCAGGAAAACAGTTTTGACCAGGGGATATCGACTGATGTGAATAAAGTCGGTCAAAGGGGAGGAGGTTCTGTTTATCAGAAGAGATCAGCAAGAAACCAGTTCCAAGACTCTATGCATACAACCACCAG AGGGTGA